A genomic segment from Agrobacterium vitis encodes:
- a CDS encoding amino acid--[acyl-carrier-protein] ligase, translated as MDTQANFLDRLFDAGLLIDTGVDGLYGRSGQFEDVIAAFERLIDRFGGADGAEALRFPPGMNRAFFETSGYMKSFPQLAGTVHSFCGNELDHVSLLKCMDADEDWTKDQKATDIVLTPAACYPLYPTIAKRGPIAASGALFDLQSYCFRHEPSTDPARQQLFRMREYVCMGSESHVTDFRQTWMDRGLKMMEEVALPVEIDIANDPFFGRAGKMLANNQRDQNLKFELLIPITSVAKPTACMSFNYHQDAFGSKWGLNLEDGSVAHTACVGFGLERIALALFHHHGLDVKAWPQSVRSALWG; from the coding sequence ATGGATACGCAAGCCAATTTTCTGGACCGGCTGTTCGATGCCGGCCTGCTGATCGATACTGGCGTGGACGGGCTTTATGGCCGCAGCGGCCAGTTCGAAGATGTGATCGCCGCTTTCGAGCGGCTGATCGACCGGTTCGGTGGCGCAGATGGTGCTGAAGCTCTGCGCTTTCCGCCGGGCATGAACCGCGCTTTTTTCGAGACCAGCGGCTATATGAAGAGCTTTCCGCAGCTGGCCGGCACCGTGCACAGCTTCTGCGGCAACGAGCTTGACCATGTCAGCCTGCTGAAATGCATGGATGCTGATGAGGACTGGACGAAGGACCAGAAGGCAACCGATATCGTGTTGACGCCTGCCGCCTGCTATCCGCTCTATCCAACCATTGCCAAGCGTGGCCCGATTGCAGCCTCCGGCGCACTGTTTGACTTGCAATCCTATTGTTTCCGCCATGAACCCTCGACCGATCCGGCCCGCCAGCAGCTGTTTCGCATGCGCGAATATGTCTGCATGGGTTCAGAAAGCCATGTCACCGATTTCCGCCAGACCTGGATGGATCGCGGCCTGAAAATGATGGAAGAGGTGGCATTGCCGGTTGAAATCGACATTGCCAACGATCCGTTCTTCGGACGCGCTGGCAAGATGCTGGCCAATAACCAGCGCGACCAGAACCTGAAATTCGAATTGCTGATCCCGATCACCTCGGTCGCCAAGCCCACCGCCTGCATGAGCTTCAACTATCATCAGGATGCCTTTGGCAGCAAATGGGGCCTGAACCTGGAAGATGGTTCGGTTGCCCATACCGCTTGCGTTGGCTTCGGTCTGGAGCGGATCGCCCTGGCGCTGTTCCATCACCACGGGCTGGACGTCAAGGCTTGGCCGCAATCGGTGCGCAGCGCACTCTGGGGCTGA
- a CDS encoding acyl-CoA dehydrogenase family protein produces the protein MTAPATHALNVRTPAGNLSERAARVAAIAAKYAEDVDREGRFPRETVDALKAEQLLGIQIPAGLGGENAGFAAIAEICTTLGQACASSAMIFAMHHIKCSSLVEHAQDNAWQRSFMARVADEQLLLGSATTEGGIGGNLRNSICAIEVDGGTCRLEKDATVISYGSEADAILITSRAHKDAAPSDQVMTVFLKGQYSLDKTVDWDTLGMRGTRSDGFLFKGEAPAIQILPKPFADIAAQSMLAASHILWSGVWYGIAVDAVARAQSFVRAAARKSQNSSQQGQMPPGALHLAQAANLLQLVRSNVVAALKAYEEAKNDGDKLSSFGFSVAMNNVKIASSETIIDIINQAMLICGIMGYKNGTPYSLGRHLRDAHSARLMISNDRILANTSTMLLVHKLDTRLLG, from the coding sequence ATGACCGCTCCGGCTACTCACGCCCTCAACGTCAGGACTCCCGCCGGTAATCTCTCCGAAAGGGCAGCCCGCGTTGCCGCTATTGCCGCAAAATATGCCGAGGATGTCGACCGCGAAGGCCGGTTTCCGCGCGAGACCGTGGACGCATTGAAGGCAGAGCAGCTGCTCGGCATCCAGATCCCCGCAGGACTTGGCGGTGAAAATGCCGGATTTGCCGCAATTGCCGAGATCTGCACCACGCTTGGCCAGGCCTGCGCCTCCAGCGCGATGATTTTCGCCATGCATCACATCAAATGTTCCAGCCTCGTGGAACATGCCCAGGACAATGCCTGGCAGCGCAGCTTCATGGCACGGGTTGCCGATGAGCAATTGCTGCTTGGCTCCGCGACGACCGAAGGCGGCATTGGCGGCAATCTGCGCAATTCCATCTGCGCCATTGAGGTCGATGGCGGCACCTGCCGGCTGGAAAAGGACGCCACCGTCATTTCCTATGGATCAGAGGCCGATGCGATCCTGATCACTTCGCGCGCCCATAAGGATGCCGCACCGTCCGACCAGGTCATGACCGTATTTCTCAAGGGCCAATATAGCCTGGACAAGACCGTGGACTGGGACACACTCGGTATGCGCGGCACTCGGTCCGATGGCTTCCTGTTCAAGGGCGAAGCGCCCGCCATCCAGATCCTGCCAAAACCCTTTGCCGACATTGCCGCCCAGTCGATGCTGGCCGCCTCCCATATTCTGTGGAGCGGCGTCTGGTACGGCATCGCCGTTGATGCCGTGGCGAGAGCACAGAGCTTCGTGCGCGCCGCCGCCCGCAAGAGCCAGAACAGCTCGCAACAAGGCCAGATGCCGCCCGGTGCCTTGCATCTGGCGCAAGCCGCCAATCTGTTGCAGCTGGTGCGCTCCAATGTGGTGGCGGCGCTCAAAGCCTATGAAGAGGCCAAAAATGACGGCGACAAGCTGTCGTCCTTCGGTTTTTCGGTGGCGATGAACAATGTCAAGATTGCCTCGTCCGAGACGATCATCGACATCATCAATCAGGCCATGCTGATCTGCGGCATCATGGGCTACAAAAACGGCACACCCTACAGCCTTGGCCGCCATCTGCGCGACGCGCATTCCGCCCGGCTGATGATTTCCAATGACCGCATTCTCGCCAACACATCAACGATGTTGCTGGTCCACAAACTCGACACACGTCTGCTGGGGTAA
- a CDS encoding acyl carrier protein encodes MNETIRTILGRVGGLQVAVAEIAADADLYALGLSSFASVQLMLGIEEAFDIEFPDHLLNRKSFASIEAIERTVRQILEGRKVA; translated from the coding sequence ATGAACGAGACCATTCGGACTATTCTGGGCAGAGTTGGCGGCTTACAGGTTGCCGTTGCAGAGATCGCGGCTGATGCCGATCTTTATGCGCTGGGACTGTCTTCTTTTGCATCGGTGCAACTGATGCTCGGCATAGAAGAAGCCTTTGACATTGAATTTCCCGACCATCTGCTCAACCGCAAATCCTTTGCCAGCATCGAGGCCATCGAACGCACGGTGCGCCAGATCCTGGAGGGTCGGAAGGTCGCCTGA